The following are encoded together in the Eriocheir sinensis breed Jianghai 21 chromosome 28, ASM2467909v1, whole genome shotgun sequence genome:
- the LOC127004516 gene encoding vesicle-fusing ATPase 1-like — MKVAKCPAEELSYTNCVIVCGSDFPQHVQYVKVNTGQGSFVYTIIRHQGVKPGYVGFNAIQRKHAYLSLEQEITVEPHVPNPHKDLIGTLVLEIDMLQKRNMAPETFNTDQLAKCVNEQFNRHCFTVGMPMVLKFQDKKALSIIPKEIEAADPESLLGRTKSEPKKISFGVLQPNSTVIFEKAATSVLILTGRAKARSSHSSLFSADWDFQKMGIGGLDEEFIHILRRAFASRVFPTEVIEELGVNHVKGLLLFGPPGTGKTLMARQIGKMLNAREPKIINGPEILDKYVGESEANVRRLFAEAEEEEKRMGPNSGLHIIIFDEIDAICRQRGSVAGSTGVNDTVVNQLLSKIDGVEQLNNILVIGMTNRKDMMDEALLRPGRLEIQVEIGLPDEQGRFDILKIKTAKMVESNKLDHDVDLAEVATLTKNFSGAELEGLVKAASSSALKRYIHLGNKIEVDPQAIDKLKITRSDFIYSLENDVKPAFGSSDEDLSQFIERGIVNWGPTRELLEKGLMFVKQARSPETSSRLCILLEGAPSAGSSALAAYLCKNSDFPFIKVISSRDMVGFLESSKCLRIKKIFDDAYRSELSCIFMNDLEHLMGYSPIGPRYQSLVLDAMYSLLSASPPPGRKLLVVCTSKRRSVLEELGLLSAFTAVIRVPYIAHVEDVRLVLEESQAMSPDEIAEVVKEVGQGRVFVGVKKLLGLLDTLRVMKDVPSHQRVTAFVNLLEDEGVLTRKL; from the exons ATGAAGGTTGCAAAATGCCCAGCAGAGGAACTGTCTTATACTAACTGTGTTATTGTCTGTGGCAGTGACTTTCCTCAGCATGTTCA ATATGTAAAGGTGAACACTGGCCAGGGATCCTTTGTCTATACCATCATCCGTCATCAAGGGGTCAAACCTGGCTATGTGGGATTCAATGCCATCCAGCGCAAGCATGCATACCTCTCTTTGGAgcaggag ATTACAGTTGAGCCTCATGTACCAAATCCTCACAAAGACTTGATTGGAACACTGGTGCTGGAAATTGACATGCTACAGAAGAGGAACATGGCACCAGAAACCTTCAACACTGATCAGCTGGCAAAGTGTGTCAATGAACAGTTCAACAGGCACTGCTTCACTGTTGGGATGCCAATGGTTTTGAAGTTTCAGGACAAAAAGGCTCTTTCAATAATTCCCAAAGAAATTGAAG CTGCTGATCCAGAATCTCTACTTGGCAGAACAAAAAGTGAACCTAAGAAGATAAGCTTCGGGGTTCTACAACCAAATTCTACTGTCATTTTTGAGAAAGCTGCAACTTCTGTCCTCATACTAACAGGCAGAGCAAAG GCCCGATCAAGCCATAGCAGCCTCTTCTCTGCCGATTGGGACTTCCAGAAGATGGGAATTGGTGGCCTCGATGAGGAATTCATTCATATCCTgagaagagcctttgcctccagaGTATTTCCAACAGAAGTAATTGAGGAGTTGGGCGTGAATCACGTTAAAGGTCTTCTGTTATTTGGACCTCCAG GTACTGGCAAAACCTTGATGGCCCGCCAAATAGGGAAAATGCTCAATGCTCGAGAGCCAAAAATCATCAATGGCCCAGAAATCCTTGACAAGTATGTGGGAGAGTCTGAGGCCAATGTGCGCCGGCTTTTTGCTgaggctgaggaagaggaaaaacggaTGGGACCAAACTCTGGGCTTCATATCATCATCTTTGATGAAATTGATGCCATCTGCAGACAAAGAGGTTCTGTTGCTGGCAGCACTGGTGTCAATGACACTGTTGTCAACCAACTGCTGTCCAAGATTGATGGTGTGGAGCAACTCAACAATATTCTGGTTATTGGCATGACCAACAGAAAGGACATGATGGATGAAGCTCTATTGAGGCCGGGCAGATTGGAAATTCAAGTAGAAATTGGACTTCCTGATGAACAGGGTCGTTTTGACATCCTGAAGATTAAAACAGCAAAGATGGTGGAGAGCAATAAGCTGGACCATGATGTTGATCTTGCAGAGGTTGCTACCTTGACAAAGAACTTCTCAGGAGCAGAACTTGAGGGCCTGGTTAAGGCTGCCTCATCCTCAGCCCTGAAGCGCTACATTCATCTTGGAAATAAAATTGAAGTTGATCCACAGGCCATTGACAAGCTAAAAATTACAAGATCAGACTTTATATATTCCCTTGAAAATGATGTGAAGCCTGCTTTTGGTAGCAGTGATGAAGACCTGTCGCAGTTTATTGAGCGAGGAATTGTTAACTGGGGACCAACTAGGGAACTGTTGGAAAAGGGACTAATGTTTGTGAAGCAGGCAAGATCCCCTGAAACTAGTAGTCGTCTCTGCATATTGCTTGAAGGAGCCCCAAGTGCTGGTTCCTCTGCACTGGCAGCCTATTTGTGCAAAAACTCAGACTTCCCCTTCATCAAAGTAATTAGCTCTCGAGACATGGTTGGATTCTTAGAATCTTCTAAATGTTTGAGAATCAAGAaaatatttgatgatgcatatCGCTCTGAGTTGAGCTGCATCTTTATGAACGACCTTGAACACTTGATGGGTTATTCACCAATTGGTCCCCGATACCAGTCCCTTGTTTTGGATGCCATGTACTCTCTTCTGTCggcttcccctcctcctggtcGCAAGCTCCTTGTTGTTTGCACTTCTAAACGCCGCTCAGTGCTAGAAGAGCTGGGTCTCCTCTCCGCCTTCACAGCTGTCATCAGGGTTCCATACATTGCACATGTGGAGGATGTCAGACTGGTCCTGGAAGAGTCGCAAGCAATGAGCCCAGATGAG